The proteins below are encoded in one region of Alistipes communis:
- a CDS encoding DUF4290 domain-containing protein, giving the protein MKKNYNYTRCKLFLPEYGRHIHEMVASLLEIEDRRERTRQAKAVIAVMGNLNPLLRDTADFTHKLWDHLFIMSDFQLDVDSPYPRPSRQDLTVAPRRMPYSQRRILFKHYGKYVGEMIRSLVGKSSPDVSRTVDNLARYMRAKSYEYNQEHPNNEVIIKDIRQMSGGNISIDEAAINNLRSDYKQHFTAHPPKGPQRTGGRPVQKGRNNPRARQGNYQQNHQGQHQGYVKNGRSYNSTK; this is encoded by the coding sequence ATGAAAAAGAATTATAATTACACCCGCTGCAAACTTTTCCTGCCGGAGTACGGGCGCCATATCCACGAGATGGTCGCGTCGCTGCTCGAAATCGAAGACCGCCGCGAGCGGACGCGGCAGGCCAAGGCCGTCATCGCCGTGATGGGCAACCTGAACCCGCTGTTGCGCGATACGGCCGACTTCACGCACAAATTGTGGGATCACCTCTTTATCATGTCTGATTTTCAGTTGGATGTGGACTCTCCCTATCCGCGTCCCTCGCGTCAGGATCTGACGGTCGCACCGCGGAGGATGCCCTATTCGCAGCGGCGCATCCTGTTCAAGCATTACGGGAAATATGTGGGAGAGATGATCCGTTCGCTGGTCGGCAAAAGCAGTCCCGACGTGAGCCGGACGGTCGACAATCTGGCGCGTTACATGCGTGCCAAGAGCTACGAGTACAATCAGGAACACCCCAACAACGAGGTGATCATAAAAGATATAAGACAAATGTCCGGCGGGAACATTTCGATAGACGAAGCTGCTATCAATAATCTCCGAAGCGACTATAAACAACACTTTACGGCCCACCCCCCAAAAGGCCCCCAGCGCACCGGCGGACGTCCCGTGCAGAAAGGCCGTAACAATCCGCGTGCCCGTCAGGGCAATTATCAGCAGAATCACCAGGGGCAGCATCAGGGATACGTTAAAAACGGCCGTTCGTACAATTCGACCAAATAA